One stretch of Fibrobacter sp. UBA4297 DNA includes these proteins:
- the lptC gene encoding LPS export ABC transporter periplasmic protein LptC has translation MQNIQNVQNAFAPTSRPAASCCASRNVSRKASRPAGVLACAILAAFLLGCEEIEEPKPWIRVERPQMLFTDTTLLDSYDKGVLNWRLKTAYLERWADKEIVTVRPVFVDIYDSIGERVAFLRADSGSLDMTFTYVYAYGHVYALTPKGASVRADSLLWNKKDNLVRTASYVRVVSEDGDVLQGVGFESDAQFDNWKILSNVTGIFQDAAKRMKDEDKRQAEAERLSNPPSSSSQAVKPASSPSRKAPPRGLPLKPKAGMP, from the coding sequence TTGCAGAATATTCAGAATGTCCAAAATGCGTTTGCGCCGACATCTCGCCCGGCGGCGTCTTGTTGTGCATCTCGTAATGTGTCTCGCAAGGCATCTCGCCCGGCGGGCGTTCTTGCTTGTGCCATTTTAGCTGCGTTTTTGCTTGGATGCGAAGAAATCGAAGAACCCAAGCCTTGGATTCGCGTCGAGCGCCCGCAGATGCTCTTTACCGATACGACTCTTCTCGACAGCTACGATAAGGGCGTACTCAACTGGCGCCTGAAAACCGCTTATCTGGAACGTTGGGCCGACAAGGAAATCGTGACGGTGCGTCCGGTGTTCGTGGACATTTATGATTCCATCGGCGAGCGTGTGGCGTTTCTGCGTGCGGACTCCGGCAGTCTCGACATGACATTCACGTACGTTTACGCTTACGGTCACGTTTATGCGCTGACTCCCAAGGGCGCCTCGGTCCGTGCGGATTCGCTCCTCTGGAATAAGAAGGATAATTTGGTCAGAACCGCAAGCTATGTGCGCGTTGTCTCTGAAGATGGCGACGTGTTGCAAGGTGTCGGTTTTGAAAGCGATGCGCAGTTCGACAACTGGAAAATCCTTTCGAACGTGACGGGCATTTTCCAGGATGCGGCAAAGCGTATGAAGGATGAAGACAAACGACAGGCTGAGGCGGAACGTTTAAGCAATCCGCCGTCCTCGTCATCGCAGGCGGTAAAGCCTGCATCTTCACCGTCCAGGAAGGCTCCGCCACGCGGTCTCCCGCTCAAGCCGAAGGCAG